Below is a window of candidate division WOR-3 bacterium DNA.
TTCCTGAATAAATTTTTGAGTATCCACTTATTTCTTTTATAAAATACTCTACTTCTTTTTCTTTAAGTTTTTCTATAAAGTATTCTAACCATTTTTTATCTTCATAAGCTCCAAGCTGGACAGTGTAGAAACCTTGAGGGAAAACCTCTTTTCCTTCTTCTTTATTTTTTAAAATTTCTTCTTCATCTTCAAAACTTTCCTTTGGTAATAGCTTTTTTATTTTTCTCGCTTTTACTGTATCTCCTTTATTTTTATAACAAAAACTCAACCAGTAACAAGCTTTCTGATAAAGAGGAGAACTTTCTCCTTTTTTGAAAATCAACTCTAAATGTTCAGAGGCTCTTTCGAAGTCGTTTAGAATGTAATAGAGCATTCCAATTCTAAATAGAGAAGAATCTGCATAAGGGCTTTTTGGATCTTCTTTTATTATCTCTCTGTAATATTCGCTTGCTTTAAGAGGATCTCTCATTTGTGAAGCTTTTTTAAACTTTTCTTTTGTTGAAGTAGAGTTTATTATAAGAGCTAATAAAAGATAAGTACCCATAATCTTCAACATATGGTAGGTCGGAGAGAACCGAAGGAATCACAAGAAGGGCATTTCCAAGTGAATTCTTTTATCTCGCTATTGCATTCTGAACATCTATAGATATTTTTTTCTATCCTCTCTTTTATTTTCATAAGGCATTTTGTTTTCATTGTTTCATCTTTTATTTCATCAGAGATCATAGTTAAAAGGAGAAGAGTTGTAGGATCCTCCAGATTGAAATTCTTTATTGAGTTTTCAAGAATTTCTTTTGCTTTTTCCAATTTACCTTTTCTTTTTAAAATTGATAGATAAGAAATAAATATATTTATATTTTCCGGGTTCTCTTCAAACTTGTTTTTAAGATAGGGCTCTAAGG
It encodes the following:
- a CDS encoding SPOR domain-containing protein, with amino-acid sequence MGTYLLLALIINSTSTKEKFKKASQMRDPLKASEYYREIIKEDPKSPYADSSLFRIGMLYYILNDFERASEHLELIFKKGESSPLYQKACYWLSFCYKNKGDTVKARKIKKLLPKESFEDEEEILKNKEEGKEVFPQGFYTVQLGAYEDKKWLEYFIEKLKEKEVEYFIKEISGYSKIYSGKFETKEEAEKYLETLKNKGFYGFVSFDTNP